A genome region from Paradevosia shaoguanensis includes the following:
- a CDS encoding tryptophan halogenase family protein, producing MAQPSHFVIVGGGTAGWLAAFIIQDSARRMKLDAKISVVESSRIRTVGVGEATTAAFRVFLQHFKIDEFEFFRETEATFKLGIRHQDWRRKGYTYYGPIDDPHQVVAPPPGAPSDYLNVYAVSAGKKVQDMHLFGPLLERKKAPYARKADGSLLRLGPFHHAFHFDQSLVGQFLKRKSRGVEIVDAVVEGVERDGQTGDIRALKLDSGELLAADFFIDATGFRKRLIVQELQAPWISYARELPVNRALPFWLDIKEGDEINNYTLAWAQENGWMWQIPTQTRYGCGYVYSDEFTTPEQAKLEVERAIGREIEVRDDIRFTIGRLEKAWIGNCIAVGLSSSFLEPLESTSIHGTIVQMMLFAGHYLKEPGKMTQVERDDYNRRVGRQVDDFRTFVNTHYVTERDDTPFWRNVRAERLHPETKERLARWRQEMPRTEHFPNYLAGLPHIETQLHYPVLDGLGLLDPAVAKAEMARDPKLRAFARKTHDALVKEYKQAATQAMGHAEFLEAVREMG from the coding sequence ATGGCGCAGCCGTCGCATTTCGTGATCGTGGGCGGAGGCACGGCCGGTTGGCTGGCGGCCTTCATCATCCAGGACAGCGCCCGGCGCATGAAGCTGGATGCCAAGATCTCGGTGGTCGAATCCTCCAGGATCCGCACCGTGGGCGTGGGCGAAGCGACCACCGCCGCTTTCCGCGTCTTCCTCCAGCACTTCAAGATCGACGAGTTCGAGTTCTTCCGCGAGACGGAAGCCACCTTCAAGCTCGGCATCCGCCATCAGGATTGGCGCCGCAAGGGCTATACCTATTACGGCCCGATCGATGATCCCCACCAGGTCGTCGCGCCTCCGCCGGGCGCGCCCTCGGATTATCTCAACGTCTATGCCGTCTCTGCCGGAAAGAAGGTGCAGGACATGCACCTCTTCGGCCCGCTGCTGGAGCGCAAGAAGGCACCCTATGCGCGCAAAGCCGACGGCTCGCTGCTGCGGCTGGGGCCGTTCCACCACGCCTTCCATTTCGACCAGTCGCTGGTGGGCCAGTTCCTCAAGCGCAAGTCGCGCGGCGTCGAGATCGTGGATGCGGTGGTCGAAGGCGTCGAGCGCGATGGCCAGACCGGCGACATCCGTGCCCTCAAGCTCGATAGCGGCGAATTGCTCGCCGCCGATTTCTTCATCGACGCCACCGGCTTCCGCAAGCGGCTCATCGTGCAGGAATTGCAGGCACCCTGGATTTCCTACGCCAGGGAGCTTCCGGTCAATCGCGCCCTACCCTTCTGGCTCGATATCAAGGAAGGCGACGAGATCAACAATTACACCCTGGCCTGGGCGCAGGAAAACGGGTGGATGTGGCAGATTCCGACCCAGACGCGCTATGGCTGCGGCTACGTCTATTCGGACGAATTCACCACGCCCGAGCAGGCCAAGCTTGAAGTCGAGCGCGCCATCGGCCGCGAGATCGAGGTTCGCGACGACATCCGCTTCACCATCGGCCGGCTGGAAAAGGCGTGGATCGGCAATTGCATCGCGGTGGGCCTGAGTTCGAGCTTCCTCGAGCCCCTGGAAAGCACCTCGATCCACGGCACCATCGTGCAGATGATGCTGTTCGCCGGCCACTACCTCAAGGAGCCCGGCAAGATGACTCAGGTCGAGCGCGACGATTACAACCGCCGCGTCGGGCGGCAGGTCGACGATTTCCGCACGTTCGTGAACACCCATTACGTCACCGAGCGGGACGACACCCCATTCTGGCGCAATGTCCGCGCAGAGCGCCTCCACCCCGAAACGAAAGAGCGGCTGGCCCGCTGGCGCCAGGAAATGCCCCGTACCGAGCATTTCCCGAACTACCTTGCGGGCCTGCCGCATATCGAGACGCAATTGCACTATCCGGTGCTCGATGGCCTCGGCCTGCTCGATCCGGCGGTCGCCAAGGCGGAGATGGCGCGCGATCCGAAATTGCGCGCCTTCGCCAGGAAGACCCATGACGCGCTGGTCAAGGAATACAAGCAGGCGGCGACCCAGGCGATGGGGCACGCCGAGTTCCTTGAGGCTGTGCGCGAGATGGGCTGA
- a CDS encoding DUF3224 domain-containing protein, which translates to MKTAKGTILHNNWDEKPYHESAPQKSTKANIEVVFDGDLKAKARTDFLMQYPDDTHCHYAGYLLVDGELAGRKGSFIIFETGTWENGVASSRWEIVKASGTGELAGISGGGSYQAEHDKTVHYQIDYTLP; encoded by the coding sequence ATGAAAACCGCCAAAGGCACGATTTTGCACAATAATTGGGATGAGAAGCCCTATCATGAGTCCGCGCCGCAGAAATCCACCAAGGCCAATATCGAGGTGGTCTTCGATGGCGATCTCAAGGCAAAGGCGCGCACCGATTTCCTGATGCAATATCCGGACGATACGCATTGCCACTATGCCGGCTACCTCCTCGTCGATGGTGAACTCGCCGGGCGCAAGGGCAGTTTCATCATCTTCGAAACCGGCACCTGGGAAAATGGCGTCGCCAGCTCGCGCTGGGAGATCGTCAAGGCCTCGGGCACGGGCGAGCTGGCCGGCATTTCAGGCGGCGGCAGCTACCAGGCAGAGCACGACAAGACCGTGCACTACCAGATCGACTACACGCTGCCGTAA
- a CDS encoding AraC family transcriptional regulator, which translates to MRQTLERIVIDPARQPARGLLHRATSFRHFELVRLAASADFQPFIENFWLVIWDLDEPYTQENLPHPSQHLVIDPIGGTGIFGLQRAKFTYTLNGTGAVIGTKFRPGMFRGFLGRPMHVITDRTLPVRDVFAADDTALDEQFSALNDPTAMADIIEGFLRPRLPGPDPRAEEAQRLVALVEASRDMFTVAALAKLAGVTPRSLQRLFEDYVGVGPKWVIDRYRMIEAVEALNRDEETSLTALAHALGYFDQAHFSKAFVALTGKPPSFYRRGEA; encoded by the coding sequence TTGCGACAGACACTGGAACGCATCGTCATCGACCCGGCCCGGCAGCCCGCACGCGGCCTCCTCCACCGCGCCACGAGCTTCAGGCATTTCGAGCTCGTGCGGCTGGCGGCCAGCGCCGATTTCCAGCCGTTCATCGAGAATTTCTGGCTGGTGATCTGGGATCTCGATGAGCCCTATACCCAGGAAAACCTGCCCCATCCCAGCCAGCACCTGGTCATTGACCCGATCGGCGGTACCGGCATTTTCGGCCTGCAGCGCGCCAAGTTCACCTATACGCTCAACGGTACCGGCGCCGTCATCGGCACGAAGTTCCGCCCCGGCATGTTCCGCGGCTTTCTCGGCCGCCCCATGCACGTAATCACCGACCGGACCCTGCCGGTGCGCGACGTCTTCGCTGCCGATGACACCGCGCTCGACGAGCAGTTCTCGGCCCTCAACGACCCGACCGCCATGGCCGATATCATCGAAGGTTTTTTGCGCCCGCGCCTGCCCGGCCCCGATCCGCGCGCCGAAGAAGCGCAGCGGCTGGTGGCTCTCGTCGAAGCGTCACGCGACATGTTCACCGTCGCCGCACTTGCGAAACTGGCGGGCGTGACGCCGCGCAGCCTGCAGAGGCTCTTCGAGGATTATGTCGGGGTCGGCCCCAAATGGGTGATCGATCGCTACCGCATGATCGAGGCCGTGGAGGCCCTCAATCGCGACGAGGAAACGAGCCTGACCGCCCTCGCCCATGCGCTCGGCTATTTCGACCAGGCGCATTTCTCCAAGGCCTTCGTGGCGCTTACCGGCAAGCCGCCATCCTTCTACCGGCGCGGCGAGGCCTGA
- a CDS encoding aminoglycoside phosphotransferase family protein, with amino-acid sequence MMNQSPAETALSRAMIRWSLTKATPVTETPTSTIYKVEQNGRDPAALKVLKPGKFEDERRGGAMLAWYGGEGAVTVFDSTEDAVFMEWVEGATLGDPARAGRDDEATEAFGHVVQLLHKPRETAPDDLIPLRDRFQSLFATNVRTWPYTARDLYARAVGIGLAMFDKPSATLPLHGDLHHDNILSSPRGWLAIDPKGLLGDPTYEVANAFLNPLGAQNMVSDPGRIARLADSFSARLGFNRKRILGFAAAHAALSACWDIEDGNSIAGQLDVLPHLLTAYDKS; translated from the coding sequence ATGATGAATCAGTCCCCCGCCGAGACCGCGCTGAGCCGCGCCATGATCCGGTGGTCGCTGACCAAGGCGACGCCGGTCACCGAAACGCCGACGAGCACGATCTACAAGGTCGAGCAGAATGGCCGCGACCCGGCCGCTCTCAAGGTGCTCAAACCCGGAAAGTTCGAGGATGAGCGCCGGGGCGGCGCCATGCTCGCATGGTATGGCGGGGAGGGCGCGGTTACCGTTTTCGACAGCACGGAAGATGCCGTGTTCATGGAATGGGTCGAGGGCGCCACGCTCGGCGACCCGGCCCGCGCCGGACGCGATGACGAGGCGACCGAGGCATTCGGACATGTCGTCCAGCTTCTGCACAAGCCGCGCGAGACGGCGCCGGACGACCTGATCCCGCTGCGCGATCGCTTCCAGTCGCTGTTCGCCACCAATGTGCGCACCTGGCCCTATACGGCCCGCGACCTCTATGCGCGGGCGGTGGGCATTGGCCTGGCCATGTTCGACAAGCCCTCGGCGACCCTGCCGCTGCACGGCGACCTGCACCACGACAACATCCTTTCCTCGCCGCGTGGCTGGCTCGCCATCGACCCCAAGGGGCTCTTGGGCGACCCGACCTATGAGGTGGCCAACGCCTTCCTCAATCCGCTCGGGGCGCAGAACATGGTGTCCGATCCGGGTCGCATCGCGCGGCTGGCAGACAGCTTTTCGGCGCGACTGGGCTTCAACCGCAAGCGCATCCTGGGCTTCGCGGCTGCACACGCGGCGCTTTCGGCGTGCTGGGATATCGAGGACGGCAATTCCATCGCCGGCCAGCTCGACGTGCTGCCGCACCTGCTGACGGCTTACGACAAGTCCTGA
- a CDS encoding GIY-YIG nuclease family protein, protein MEPQFYVYILASRMNGTLYTGFTSDLPRRVWEHRNHVVAGFTKTYNVTRLVHYEVFGDYDLAARREFLLKRRRRAWKVRLIEAENPGWRDLYEDIADPGRQIPSYNAL, encoded by the coding sequence ATGGAGCCGCAATTTTACGTCTACATCCTTGCTTCGCGCATGAACGGCACGCTCTACACCGGCTTTACCAGCGACCTGCCGCGGCGGGTTTGGGAGCATCGCAATCATGTCGTGGCGGGATTTACCAAGACCTACAACGTGACGCGGCTGGTGCATTATGAGGTCTTTGGCGACTACGACCTTGCCGCGCGCAGGGAATTCCTGCTCAAGCGGCGGCGGCGGGCGTGGAAGGTTCGGCTGATCGAGGCGGAAAACCCCGGTTGGCGCGATCTTTACGAGGATATCGCCGATCCCGGGCGGCAAATCCCCAGCTACAACGCGCTCTGA
- a CDS encoding alpha-glucosidase/alpha-galactosidase produces MANPKITFIGAGSSVFMKNIVGDVLQRPALAGARVALMDINPQRLEESAIIAGKLINTLGVPATVETYTDQRKALDGANFVVVCFQIGGYEPSTVVDFEVPKKYNLRQTIADTLGVGGIMRGLRTVPHLWKICEDMLEVCPEAIMLQYVNPMAINTWAIAEKYPTIKQVGLCHSVQGTAHELAHDLDIPYDEIRYRAAGINHMAFYLKFEHRQPDGSYRDLYPDLVRAYREGRAPKPGWNPRCPNKVRYEMLTRLGYFVTESSEHFAEYTPYFIKEGREDLIEKFGIPLDEYPKRCVEQISRWKTTSEEYRKANTIEVKESKEYASAIMNSVWTGEPSVIYGNVRNNGCITSLPDNCAAEVPCLVDASGIQPTYIGDLPPQLTALIRTNINVQELTVAALMTENKEHIYHAAMMDPHTAAELDLDQIWHLVDDLLAAHGDWLPEWARSNRKKVA; encoded by the coding sequence ATGGCCAACCCCAAGATCACCTTCATCGGTGCCGGCTCGTCGGTGTTCATGAAGAACATCGTCGGCGACGTCCTGCAGCGTCCGGCGCTTGCCGGCGCGCGCGTGGCGCTCATGGACATCAACCCCCAGCGCCTCGAAGAGAGCGCCATCATCGCCGGCAAGCTCATCAACACGCTCGGCGTGCCGGCGACGGTCGAGACCTATACCGACCAGCGCAAGGCGCTCGATGGCGCCAATTTCGTGGTCGTCTGCTTCCAGATCGGCGGCTACGAGCCCTCGACGGTCGTCGATTTCGAAGTGCCCAAGAAGTACAACCTGCGCCAGACCATTGCCGATACGCTGGGCGTCGGCGGCATCATGCGCGGCCTGCGCACCGTGCCGCACCTCTGGAAGATCTGCGAGGACATGCTCGAGGTTTGCCCCGAGGCCATCATGCTGCAATACGTCAACCCGATGGCCATCAACACCTGGGCCATCGCCGAGAAGTATCCGACCATCAAGCAGGTCGGCCTCTGCCACTCGGTGCAGGGCACGGCGCACGAACTCGCCCACGATCTCGACATTCCCTATGACGAGATCCGCTACCGCGCGGCGGGCATCAACCACATGGCGTTCTATTTGAAGTTCGAGCATCGCCAGCCGGACGGTTCCTATCGCGACCTCTATCCGGACCTCGTCCGTGCCTACCGCGAAGGCCGTGCGCCCAAGCCGGGCTGGAACCCGCGCTGCCCCAACAAGGTGCGCTACGAGATGCTGACGCGCCTGGGCTATTTCGTGACGGAAAGCTCCGAGCACTTCGCCGAATACACGCCCTACTTCATCAAGGAAGGCCGCGAGGACCTGATCGAGAAGTTCGGCATTCCGCTCGACGAATACCCCAAGCGCTGCGTCGAGCAGATTTCGCGCTGGAAGACGACTTCGGAGGAATATCGCAAGGCCAACACCATCGAGGTCAAGGAGAGCAAGGAATACGCCTCCGCCATCATGAACTCGGTGTGGACTGGCGAGCCTTCGGTGATCTACGGCAACGTACGCAACAATGGCTGCATCACCTCGCTGCCGGACAATTGCGCTGCAGAAGTGCCGTGCCTCGTGGACGCCTCGGGCATCCAGCCGACCTATATCGGCGACCTCCCGCCGCAGCTCACCGCGCTCATCCGCACCAATATCAACGTGCAGGAACTGACCGTGGCGGCGCTGATGACCGAGAACAAGGAACACATCTACCACGCCGCGATGATGGACCCGCACACGGCCGCCGAGCTTGATCTCGACCAGATCTGGCACCTGGTGGACGACCTGCTGGCCGCGCATGGCGACTGGCTGCCGGAATGGGCACGGAGCAACCGCAAGAAGGTTGCGTAG
- a CDS encoding ABC transporter ATP-binding protein, translating into MSPTALAPAERHDLGTHGRELILDARNVAVDFKVEGGVVHAVEDVSFQLHKGETIALVGESGSGKSVTARTVMRLLTKRAKIGKQTRITLDGQDIIAMSDAQMRKLRGNKVAMIFQEPMSSLNPVYTIGQQICEILHLHNKMSKHQAMDRARELLEEVQIPEPAARLLQYPHQLSGGQRQRVMIAMALANRPDILIADEPTTALDVTVQAQILNLIKDLKSKYGMAVILITHDLTIVRQFSDYVYVMQNGQVQEHNRTEALFSNPQHAYTRHLLASEPKGTANPLRGEEKTILEGKNVKVAFTLKRGGFFNPGFFELVACDNLSLNLKRHETLGLVGESGSGKTTFGQALIRLISNQGGEILFDGERIDTKDRGGMRPLRNRMQIVFQDPFASLNPRMSIRQIIEEGLIVNGIGANSRERVERVRQALRDAGLPDTILSRFPHEFSGGQRQRIAIARAIALEPEFILLDEPTSALDLSVQAQIIDLLRKLQDEKGLSYLFISHDLKVVRALCHRVMVMQYGKIVEQGPVEEVLTKPQTEYTARLVRAAFEIAA; encoded by the coding sequence ATGTCCCCAACAGCCCTGGCCCCCGCAGAACGCCACGATCTGGGTACGCATGGCCGCGAACTGATCCTGGATGCCCGCAACGTCGCCGTCGACTTCAAGGTCGAAGGCGGGGTGGTGCACGCGGTCGAAGATGTCTCGTTCCAGCTCCACAAGGGCGAGACAATCGCACTCGTCGGTGAATCCGGCTCGGGCAAGTCCGTGACCGCCCGCACCGTGATGCGCCTTCTCACCAAGCGCGCCAAGATCGGCAAGCAGACGCGGATTACGCTCGACGGACAGGACATCATCGCGATGTCCGATGCCCAGATGCGCAAGCTGCGCGGCAACAAGGTGGCGATGATCTTCCAGGAGCCGATGAGCTCGCTGAACCCGGTCTACACGATCGGCCAGCAGATCTGTGAAATCCTGCACCTCCACAACAAGATGTCCAAGCATCAGGCCATGGATCGGGCCCGGGAACTGCTCGAAGAGGTGCAGATTCCCGAGCCCGCGGCGCGGCTGCTGCAATACCCGCATCAGCTCTCGGGCGGTCAGCGCCAGCGCGTGATGATCGCCATGGCGCTGGCGAACCGGCCGGATATCCTGATTGCCGACGAGCCGACCACCGCGCTCGACGTGACGGTGCAGGCGCAGATCCTCAACCTCATCAAGGACCTCAAGTCCAAATACGGCATGGCGGTGATCCTCATCACCCATGACCTGACCATCGTCCGGCAGTTCTCGGACTACGTCTACGTGATGCAGAACGGGCAGGTGCAGGAGCACAACCGCACCGAAGCGCTCTTCTCCAACCCGCAGCACGCCTATACGCGCCACCTGCTGGCCTCCGAGCCCAAGGGCACGGCCAACCCGCTGCGCGGCGAGGAAAAGACCATTCTCGAAGGCAAGAACGTCAAGGTGGCCTTTACGCTCAAGCGCGGCGGCTTCTTCAACCCCGGCTTCTTCGAACTGGTTGCCTGCGACAACCTGAGCCTCAATCTCAAGCGGCACGAAACGCTCGGCCTCGTGGGCGAATCCGGCTCGGGCAAGACCACGTTCGGCCAAGCCCTCATCCGGCTCATTTCCAACCAGGGCGGGGAAATCCTCTTCGACGGCGAGCGCATCGACACCAAGGATCGCGGCGGCATGCGCCCGCTGCGCAATCGCATGCAGATCGTCTTCCAGGACCCCTTCGCCTCGCTCAATCCGCGCATGTCGATCCGCCAGATCATCGAGGAGGGGCTGATCGTCAACGGCATCGGCGCCAATTCGCGCGAACGGGTCGAGCGCGTGCGCCAGGCGCTGCGCGATGCCGGGTTGCCCGACACCATCCTCTCGCGCTTCCCGCACGAATTCTCGGGCGGCCAGCGCCAGCGCATCGCCATTGCCCGGGCCATCGCGCTCGAGCCCGAATTCATCCTTCTGGACGAGCCGACCTCGGCGCTGGACCTGTCGGTCCAGGCCCAGATCATCGACCTGCTGCGCAAGCTGCAGGACGAGAAAGGCCTCTCCTATCTCTTCATCTCGCACGACCTCAAGGTCGTCCGGGCGCTCTGCCACCGCGTCATGGTCATGCAATACGGCAAGATCGTCGAGCAGGGACCCGTCGAAGAGGTGCTCACCAAACCCCAGACCGAATACACGGCCCGGCTCGTCCGCGCCGCGTTCGAAATCGCTGCCTAG
- a CDS encoding ABC transporter permease: MTEVHTRSSIPLPPDAGEGPAPTPAEEAAQVAAQPAINPRFAHGNEGYIALVWRRFRRSIIGMIGLVLVALLLIIAVFADFFAPVDPKQPNLAFAPPDHITFSAPDGSFSLIPYVYPIIETGEYDPITFQPLTGPDMENPTPLGFFVPGYSYYVLWVIPSNIHFFGSTNGKPVNFLGTDKFGRDILSRGIVGSRISLTIALVVVLLTTTVGTLVGITSGYIGGRVDVWVQRFVEFVLMFPQLPLYLALTSLIPVTAPSNVFIAFVIGVMAALGWAQLAREVRSKTLSLARIEYVRAAIAVGSGDFRIITRHILPNVMSHIIVAVTLAVPSVVLLESFLGFLGFAVKPPLISWGLMLQDTGTFSVIGSYPWILSPVVFVLITVFAFNALGDGLRDAVDPY; this comes from the coding sequence ATGACCGAAGTTCACACCCGCTCCTCCATTCCGCTGCCGCCCGATGCCGGCGAAGGCCCCGCGCCCACGCCCGCCGAGGAGGCCGCGCAGGTGGCTGCGCAGCCGGCCATCAACCCGCGCTTCGCCCATGGCAACGAGGGCTATATCGCCCTCGTCTGGCGCCGCTTCCGGCGCTCGATCATCGGCATGATCGGGCTGGTTCTGGTGGCGCTGCTGCTGATCATCGCGGTTTTCGCCGACTTCTTCGCGCCGGTTGACCCCAAGCAGCCGAACCTCGCCTTCGCGCCGCCGGACCACATCACGTTCTCGGCGCCTGATGGCAGCTTCAGCCTCATCCCCTATGTCTATCCGATCATCGAGACCGGCGAATACGACCCCATCACCTTCCAGCCCCTGACCGGGCCGGACATGGAGAACCCGACCCCGCTCGGCTTCTTCGTTCCGGGCTACAGCTATTACGTGCTCTGGGTCATTCCCTCCAACATCCACTTCTTCGGCTCGACCAACGGCAAGCCGGTGAATTTCCTCGGCACCGACAAATTCGGCCGCGACATCCTTTCGCGCGGCATCGTCGGCTCGCGCATCTCGCTCACCATCGCGCTGGTCGTGGTGCTGCTGACGACGACCGTCGGCACGCTGGTCGGCATAACCTCGGGCTATATCGGGGGCAGGGTGGACGTCTGGGTGCAGCGCTTCGTCGAATTCGTGCTGATGTTCCCGCAATTGCCGCTCTACCTGGCGCTGACCAGTCTCATTCCGGTGACGGCACCATCGAACGTCTTCATCGCCTTCGTCATCGGCGTCATGGCCGCGCTCGGCTGGGCACAACTGGCGCGCGAAGTGCGCTCCAAGACGCTCTCGCTGGCGCGGATCGAATATGTGCGCGCCGCCATCGCGGTGGGCTCGGGCGACTTCCGCATCATCACGCGGCACATCCTGCCCAACGTCATGAGCCACATCATCGTGGCGGTGACGCTGGCCGTGCCCTCGGTGGTGCTGCTCGAAAGCTTCCTCGGCTTCCTCGGCTTCGCCGTGAAGCCGCCGCTGATCTCGTGGGGCCTCATGCTCCAGGACACGGGCACCTTCTCGGTCATCGGCTCCTATCCCTGGATCCTGAGCCCCGTGGTCTTCGTCCTCATCACCGTGTTCGCGTTCAACGCGCTGGGCGATGGCCTGCGCGACGCGGTCGACCCTTACTGA